In one Arachis duranensis cultivar V14167 chromosome 9, aradu.V14167.gnm2.J7QH, whole genome shotgun sequence genomic region, the following are encoded:
- the LOC107467806 gene encoding pentatricopeptide repeat-containing protein At4g18975, chloroplastic, whose protein sequence is MMWRSPRFSHLVARFTQLHPKHASHRYYNLSRFNPSQSQAISNPPPQQKPTHTDAPNHYIGHNVSRKDKNKYLLTTLLDLNDTKEAIYGALDAWVAWEQNFPIASLKLILNALEKQQQWHRVVQVIKWMLSKGQGNTMGTYGQLIRALDMDHRVEEAHKFWQTKIDTDLHSVPWQLCHLMISVYYRNNMLDDLVRLFKGLEAFDRKPRDKTIIRKVANAYEMLGLHQEKERVLEKYSNLFTEEGSIKKARRNSSEKK, encoded by the exons ATGATGTGGAGGTCACCTCGCTTTTCTCATCTT GTTGCTAGATTCACTCAACTTCATCCTAAGCATGCCTCTCACCGTTACTACAACTTATCCCGTTTCAACCCCTCACAATCACAG GCTATTTCTAATCCCCCTCCCCAACAAAAACCTACACATACAGATGCACCAAATCATTATATTGGCCACAACGTTTCTAGGAAGGATAAAAACAAGTATCTTCTCACTACT CTTCTTGATCTGAACGACACTAAGGAAGCGATTTATGGTGCCCTTGATGCGTGGGTTGCATGGGAGCAGAACTTCCCTATTGCCTCTTTGAAACTCATATTGAATGCTCTCGAGAAGCAACAACAGTGGCATAGGGTTGTTCAG GTGATTAAATGGATGCTGAGCAAGGGGCAGGGGAACACAATGGGAACATATGGTCAATTGATACGGGCTTTAGATATGGACCATAGAGTGGAAGAAGCACACAAATTCTGGCAGACCAAAATCGACACTGATTTGCATTCGGTTCCCTGGCAGTTGTGTCATCTCATGATATCTGTATATTACCGAAACAACATGCTGGATGATCTTGTTCGG CTTTTCAAGGGATTGGAAGCTTTTGATCGTAAACCTCGAGATAAAACCATCATTCGGAAAGTAGCAAATGCATACGAGATGTTGGGCTTGCATCAAGAGAAAGAGAGGGTACTGGAGAAATATAGCAATCTCTTCACAGAAGAAGGATCGATTAAAAAAGCTAGGAGGAACTCAtctgagaaaaaataa
- the LOC107467808 gene encoding uncharacterized protein LOC107467808 (The sequence of the model RefSeq protein was modified relative to this genomic sequence to represent the inferred CDS: added 61 bases not found in genome assembly), with translation MVSGNDPVESFFNSIQVVKESLSPLEVGIRKAAKDLEHCFLSGHKNKGTKGVCLIAQVKQGGEFQICDVKKKKGLSMKVPLKAFLGIFSQNSVSGNGNVNVNGDEVDKKGDGSSSCTNCLKFAVTWSLLVNGFLQALPAPFKAGRKRSQKMAGDEDGKVCSCMKPSVSSSEVTQDETKGQFIRTVKEKGVKWKDGKHVSLECLIGLIFNQLNQTIQSLDHGLHGNDPENVKTSQPSIPPQIGHVNAFTNFLEGHKMDVNSFLGNLNFAKVGGVPSGVAGEESPLSSEEGYNGNNANSGHDDNKEDAGGISPQKVASNIFSIPLTNVERLRSTLSTVSLTELVELLPQLRRASKEHPDKKKLISVQDFFRYTEAEGRRFFEELDRDGDGQVTLEDLEIAMRDRKLPRRYAKEFMSRTRSHLFSRSFGWKQFLSFMEQKEPTILRAYTSLCLTKSGTLKKSEILELLKNAGLPANEDNAVAMMRFLRADTEESISYGHFRNFMLLLPSDRLQEDPRSIWFEAATVVAVPPPVEIPAGSVLRSALAGGLSCALSCALLHPVDSIKTRVQASTMSFPEIIAKLPQIGVRGLYRGSIPAILGQFSSHGLRTGIFEASKLVLVNVAPNLPELQVQSIASFCSTFLGTAVRIPCEVLKQRLQAGLFDNVGEALVGTWQQDGLRGFFRGTGATLCREVPFYVAGMGLYAESKKGVQKLLGRELEAWETIAVGALSGGLAAVVTTPFDVMKTRMMTAQGRSVSMTIIAFSILRHEGPLGLFKGAVPRFFWIAPLGAMNFAGYELARKAMNKNEELAGKASE, from the exons ATGGTGTCTGGGAACGACCCAGTTGAGTCCTTCTTCAATTCCATTCAGGTTGTGAAGGAATCGCTGTCCCCTTTGGAAGTGGGTATTCGGAAAGCTGCAAAGGATCTTGAGCACTGCTTCCTGTCAGGACATAAGAATAAGGGCACGAAAGGTGTTTGTTTGATTGCCCAGGTGAAGCAAGGTGGTGAATTTCAGATCTGcgatgtgaagaagaagaaagggttGTCAATGAAGGTTCCCTTGAAGGCTTTCTTGGGTATTTTCTCACAAAACTCAGTGAGTGGTAATGGGAATGTGAATGTGAATGGTGATGAGGTGGATAAAAAGGGTGATGGGTCTTCTTCCTGCACCAATTGCTTGAAGTTTGCAGTGACTTGGTCTTTGCTGGTTAATGGTTTCCTTCAGGCTCTCCCAGCTCCTTTCAAAGCTGGGAGAAAGAGGTCTCAGAAAATGGCTGGTGATGAAGATGGGAAGGTATGTTCATGCATGAAGCCAAGTGTTTCATCGAGTGAAGTGACGCAGGATGAGACCAAGGGCCAGTTTATTAGGACAGTTAAGGAAAAAGGTGTGAAGTGGAAGGATGGTAAACATGTCTCACTTGAATGTCTTATAGGTTTAATCTTTAATCAGTTGAATCAAACCATTCAGAGTCTTGATCATGGTCTGCATGGAAATGACCCTGAAAATGTGAAAACTTCACAACCTTCTATACCACCTCAGATTGGCCATGTCAATGCATTCACAAACTTCTTGGAAGGGCACAAAATGGATGTGAATAGCTTCTTgggaaatttgaattttgcaaAGGTAGGTGGTGTGCCATCGGGTGTAGCTGGAGAAGAAAGCCCTTTATCAAGTGAAGAAGGATATAATGGTAATAATGCTAATAGTGGTCATGATGATAACAAGGAGGACGCTGGAGGGATTTCGCCGCAGAAGGTTGCCTCTAACATATTCAGTATTCCTCTAACAAATGTGGAGCGTCTAAGGTCTACACTTTCCACTGTTTCATTGACAGAATTGGTTGAGCTGTTGCCACAGCTCAGGAGAGCATCGAAAGAACACCCTGATAAGAAGAAACTGATCTCTGTACAAGATTTCTTTAGGTACACAGAGGCTGAAG GGAGGAGGTTCTTTGAGGAGCTGGATAGAGATGGTGATGGCCAAGTAACCCTGGAAGATCTAGAAATTGCAATGAGAGACAGAAAACTGCCACGAAGATATGCCAAAGAATTTATGAGCCGTACAAGAAGTCATTTGTTTTCTCGGTCCTTTGGATGGAAGCAGTTCTTGTCATTTATGGAACAAAAGGAGCCAACAATTCTTCGTGCATATACTTCTCTGTGTCTAACCAAATCGGGGACACTGAAGAAGAGTGAAATATTGGAATTACTAAAGAATGCAGGGCTGCCTGCAAATGAAGACAATGCAGTAGCTATGATGCGATTTCTGAGGGCAGACACAGAAGAATCTATTTCTTATGGACATTTTCGTAATTTCATGCTTCTGCTTCCCTCTGACCGTCTTCAAGAGGATCCTAG GAGTATATGGTTTGAAGCTGCAACTGTAGT GGCCTTTCTTGTGCCCTCTCTTGTGCATTACTGCATCCAGTTGattcaatcaag ACTCGAGTACAAGCATCAACCATGTCCTTCCCTGAAATCATTGCCAAGCTGCCACAGATTGGAGTtcggggtttatataggggatCAATCCCTGCAATTCTTGGACAGTTTTCAAG CCATGGCCTTCGAACTGGGATATTTGAAGCAAGTAAATTGGTGTTGGTAAATGTAGCTCCTAACCTACCGGAACTCCAG GTACAATCTATAGCATCATTTTGTAGCACGTTTTTGGGAACAGCTGTGCGGATTCCATGTGAAGTATTAAAGCAGCGGTTGCAAGCTGGTCTTTTTGATAATGTTGGTGAGGCTCTTGTTGGGACTTGGCAGCAGGATGGTCTTAGGGGTTTCTTTCGTGGAACCGGGGCTACCCTTTGTCGTGAGGTTCCATTTTATGTTGCCGGCATGGGACTTTATGCAGAGTCTAAAAAG GGTGTCCAAAAACTGTTGGGGCGGGAACTAGAGGCCTGGGAAACAATAGCAGTCGGAGCTTTATCCGGGGGGTTGGCTGCCGTTGTCACGACGCCATTTGATGTCATGAAAACTAGAATGATGACTGCGCAGGGTCGGTCTGTGTCGATGACTATAATAGCCTTCTCTATACTACGGCATGAGGGCCCCCTGGGGTTGTTTAAAGGAGCAGTGCCAAGATTCTTTTGGATAGCTCCCCTAGGTGCCATGAACTTTGCAGGCTATGAGTTAGCAAGGAAGGCCATGAATAAGAATGAGGAGCTAGCTGGTAAGGCTTCGGAGTAA
- the LOC107467807 gene encoding flavin-containing monooxygenase FMO GS-OX-like 4 — translation FAGISAWRGKQMHSHNYRTPESFQDQIDSVHQDGRVVFKDGDTDGAKIIVHCTGYKYDFPFLETNGEVSVDDNWVRPLYKHVFPQALAPRLSFVGLPWKVVPFPMFKLQTKWIAGALSNRLALPSKEEMTQDPEAFNSSLEASGTSKRYTDNTANYQMVPKVKT, via the exons tttgcGGGAATTAGTGCATGGCGAGGGAAGCAAATGCACAGCCACAATTATAGGACACCTGAATCTTTTCAAGATCAA ATTGACAGTGTTCATCAAGATGGTCGTGTGGTTTTCAAAGATGGAGACACAGATGGTGCGAAAATCATAGTACATTGCACAGG GTACAAGTATGATTTCCCATTCCTTGAAACAAATGGGGAAGTAAGTGTAGATGACAACTGGGTAAGACCATTGTACAAGCATGTTTTTCCACAAGCATTGGCCCCACGGCTTTCATTTGTTGGGTTGCCTTGGAAGGTTGTTCCCTTCCCCATGTTCAAACTGCAGACCAAATGGATAGCAGGAGCTTTGTCAAATCGCCTTGCACTTCCTTCCAAAGAAGAAATGACTCAAGATCCTGAAGCATTCAACTCTTCACTTGAAGCTTCTGGCACTTCTAAGCGTTACACTGATAATACGGCCAATTACCAAATGGTTCCTaaagttaaaacttaa